The proteins below come from a single Phycisphaerae bacterium genomic window:
- the ccsA gene encoding cytochrome c biogenesis protein CcsA: protein MTGPVLVLILAGLCFATAAAVGYLEVRRHKRGMGPYLLSATLFGVAVNGGYVVWALLDHGPVGTFRQNHEAAMLLATLVAMAAVGTHFSRALRGLDGVLLLLATVVNLLALAAVGEPASPVTYKSWFVSHSVAFAVSGACFVIGGAAGMAYLLVHRVLHRKRALDLMGRVASLESLDRFGRWMMALGFPLFTYGILTGMCGVAHREDLRRTAWYLDGSVLVSALVWLVYACLLGSLTFRPQVRGRQAALLATCGMWLTVIVFLLREFGSPIHQ, encoded by the coding sequence ATGACCGGACCGGTCCTGGTGCTCATTCTGGCGGGCCTGTGCTTCGCGACTGCGGCGGCGGTCGGCTACCTCGAGGTGCGCCGTCACAAGCGGGGTATGGGTCCGTATCTCCTCTCGGCAACCCTGTTCGGGGTCGCGGTCAACGGCGGATATGTCGTCTGGGCCCTCCTCGACCACGGCCCGGTCGGGACCTTTCGCCAGAACCACGAGGCGGCCATGCTCCTGGCCACGCTTGTCGCCATGGCGGCCGTCGGCACCCATTTCTCGCGGGCCCTGCGCGGTCTGGACGGCGTGCTCCTGCTGCTTGCGACCGTGGTCAACCTGCTTGCCCTGGCCGCGGTGGGCGAGCCGGCCAGCCCGGTCACCTACAAGAGCTGGTTCGTCAGCCACAGCGTAGCCTTCGCGGTCAGCGGAGCCTGCTTCGTGATCGGCGGGGCGGCCGGCATGGCTTATCTGCTCGTGCATCGAGTCCTGCATCGCAAGCGGGCCCTCGATCTCATGGGCCGGGTCGCCTCTCTCGAGTCGCTCGATCGCTTCGGTCGCTGGATGATGGCCTTGGGTTTCCCCCTCTTCACCTACGGCATCCTGACCGGCATGTGCGGGGTGGCTCACCGCGAAGACCTTCGCCGGACCGCCTGGTATCTGGATGGTTCGGTGCTTGTCTCGGCGCTCGTCTGGCTGGTGTACGCCTGCCTGCTGGGCTCGTTGACGTTCCGGCCGCAGGTCCGCGGCCGCCAGGCGGCTCTCCTGGCGACCTGCGGCATGTGGCTGACCGTGATCGTGTTTCTCTTGCGGGAGTTCGGCTCGCCCATACACCAATGA
- a CDS encoding bifunctional precorrin-2 dehydrogenase/sirohydrochlorin ferrochelatase, producing MSVLPIQLEVAGRLIVVIGGGRVAAHKVDILCQAGARVRVVSPEFDPGLLARTDIERLACRYSTELLGDACLIFVCTDDRQLNARILADARNRRILCNVVDDPGLCDFFMPAIVRRGRFCIAVGTGGASPLLAARVRDRLASQFGPDLGILVDELARARLIVQDRVVDPQVRRQVLEALSTDESLERLARDGRQAWRDWFDGMLDHHPRR from the coding sequence ATGTCCGTGCTTCCCATCCAACTTGAGGTCGCTGGCCGCCTGATCGTGGTGATTGGGGGTGGCAGGGTCGCGGCTCACAAGGTCGACATTCTGTGTCAGGCTGGAGCCCGGGTGCGCGTGGTGAGTCCTGAGTTCGATCCGGGACTGCTCGCCAGAACCGATATCGAGCGCCTGGCATGCCGGTATTCGACGGAGCTCCTGGGAGACGCCTGTCTCATATTCGTCTGTACCGACGACCGTCAACTCAATGCCCGGATCCTGGCCGACGCCCGGAACCGGCGAATTCTGTGCAACGTGGTCGATGACCCCGGGCTGTGCGACTTCTTCATGCCAGCGATTGTTCGCCGGGGCCGGTTCTGTATCGCCGTGGGCACGGGCGGAGCCAGCCCGCTGCTGGCCGCCAGGGTGCGCGATCGCCTCGCGTCGCAATTCGGTCCCGACTTGGGTATTCTTGTGGACGAACTGGCCCGTGCCCGGCTCATCGTGCAGGATCGGGTGGTGGATCCGCAAGTCCGCCGGCAGGTCCTGGAGGCTCTCAGCACCGATGAATCGCTCGAGCGGCTCGCGCGCGACGGCCGGCAGGCTTGGCGAGACTGGTTTGATGGCATGCTCGACCATCATCCGCGGAGGTAG
- a CDS encoding thioredoxin family protein, which translates to MADGDDRGRPSGTCSTADGLCGRKRANWVMAGALLVVAVLYVYASRPVPTAVAWTTDLEAGLRRAAQEDRLVLVKFHASWCGPCKILDRDVFSRSDVARALDLWVPVSVDVDEQSSVGARFAVQTVPTLMILSSRGDIVARQVGTLSPKDFIAWLAEAEAKGK; encoded by the coding sequence ATGGCTGACGGAGATGATCGGGGCAGGCCGTCCGGGACATGTTCGACGGCCGACGGCCTGTGCGGCCGCAAACGTGCCAACTGGGTGATGGCAGGTGCCCTGCTGGTGGTTGCGGTCCTGTACGTCTATGCGAGCCGGCCGGTCCCCACGGCCGTGGCATGGACCACCGACCTCGAGGCCGGCCTCCGCCGGGCGGCCCAGGAAGACCGGCTCGTGTTGGTGAAGTTCCATGCTTCCTGGTGCGGGCCGTGCAAGATCCTGGACCGCGACGTATTCAGTCGCAGCGATGTGGCCAGGGCTTTGGACCTCTGGGTGCCGGTGAGTGTCGACGTCGACGAACAGAGTTCCGTCGGTGCTCGCTTCGCGGTCCAGACCGTCCCCACGCTGATGATCCTCAGCAGCCGGGGCGACATTGTGGCGCGACAAGTCGGCACCCTGTCGCCCAAGGACTTCATCGCCTGGCTGGCCGAGGCGGAAGCGAAGGGGAAGTGA
- a CDS encoding sugar isomerase has translation MTPAKELIVQPILTYAIPKRAEQTSWRPWGGLMEPSDVDEEAKRITSELGELASNTGLAVKFLPVIPVDNRAKAEQAAKTVCDVMLIYASGGDGDVLEKLVVPDRPTIFFLRHRSGPVSLWYEIMHPRFLRKTTDEYKQPGVDVGDVVVDDRDDLTWRLRGLLGLRRTLGQKVVTIGGAAGWGVGGQIAPKIAKTVWKLELPDVSYETLRQRIGKIKDDTHAVTEAGRQAEEYLKDSGVELFTEKKYVANAFLLTRLFKELMTEQSATAITVNHCMGTIMPMSETTACLTLSLLNDEGYLAFCESDFVVIPSGILMHHITGTPVFLNDPTWPHHGVVTVAHCTAPRKMNGERLEPVKIHTHFESDYGAAPKVEMAEGQRITMAVPDFACQKWVGFTGRIEANPFHAICRAQMDVTIDGNWPKLVDEMRGFHWMMVYGDCAREIGYAIKHLGIKWLNVSAEPTPGVA, from the coding sequence ATTACGCCTGCCAAGGAACTGATCGTTCAACCCATACTCACGTATGCCATTCCCAAGCGTGCGGAACAGACCAGCTGGCGGCCATGGGGCGGGCTCATGGAACCATCCGACGTAGATGAGGAAGCCAAGCGGATCACGAGCGAGCTGGGTGAGCTGGCGAGCAACACCGGACTGGCGGTCAAGTTCCTGCCGGTAATACCCGTAGACAACCGGGCCAAGGCGGAGCAGGCGGCCAAGACAGTCTGCGACGTGATGCTGATCTACGCCTCAGGCGGCGATGGCGACGTACTGGAGAAGCTGGTCGTCCCCGACCGACCGACGATCTTCTTTCTGCGGCATCGCTCCGGACCGGTCTCCCTGTGGTACGAGATCATGCATCCGCGTTTCCTGCGCAAGACAACCGACGAGTACAAGCAGCCGGGCGTGGATGTAGGAGACGTGGTCGTGGACGACCGTGACGACCTCACCTGGCGGCTGCGAGGTCTGCTGGGCTTGCGGCGCACGCTGGGACAGAAGGTGGTGACCATCGGGGGTGCCGCGGGCTGGGGCGTCGGTGGGCAGATCGCGCCCAAGATCGCCAAGACGGTCTGGAAGCTGGAGCTGCCAGATGTCAGCTACGAGACGTTGAGGCAACGGATCGGGAAGATCAAGGACGACACTCACGCCGTGACCGAGGCCGGCCGCCAGGCCGAGGAGTACCTCAAGGACTCCGGCGTCGAGCTGTTCACCGAAAAGAAGTACGTGGCCAACGCCTTCTTGCTCACCCGGCTGTTCAAGGAGCTCATGACCGAGCAGTCCGCCACCGCGATTACCGTCAACCACTGCATGGGCACGATTATGCCCATGTCGGAGACGACCGCGTGCCTGACACTGAGCTTGCTGAATGACGAGGGGTATCTGGCGTTCTGCGAATCGGACTTCGTGGTCATTCCCTCGGGCATCCTGATGCACCACATCACCGGGACGCCGGTGTTCCTCAACGACCCGACCTGGCCGCACCACGGCGTGGTCACCGTGGCCCACTGCACCGCCCCGCGCAAGATGAACGGCGAGCGTCTCGAGCCGGTCAAGATTCATACTCATTTCGAGTCGGACTATGGCGCCGCGCCCAAGGTCGAAATGGCCGAGGGCCAGCGGATCACCATGGCCGTGCCTGATTTCGCCTGCCAGAAATGGGTCGGCTTCACCGGCAGAATCGAGGCGAACCCGTTCCACGCGATCTGCCGCGCCCAAATGGACGTCACCATCGACGGCAACTGGCCCAAGCTGGTCGACGAGATGCGCGGCTTCCACTGGATGATGGTTTACGGGGATTGTGCCCGGGAGATCGGATACGCCATCAAGCACCTGGGCATCAAATGGCTGAACGTCTCGGCCGAGCCAACTCCCGGAGTGGCGTAG